A part of Bacillus thuringiensis genomic DNA contains:
- a CDS encoding gluconeogenesis factor YvcK family protein produces MKKERKPKIVIMGGGTGLSVLLRGLKQYPVDITAVVTIADDGGSSGRLRDELEIPPPGDIRNVLVALSDVEPLVEALFQHRFTTGDGLKGHALGNLLLAGMTSITGDFFHAITETSKVLNVRGRVLPAANQSAVLHAELEDGEIVTGESKIPYYGKKINRVFLTPEDVEPLHETLAEIKRADLLVFGPGSLYTSILPNLVVNKIGDAVLAAKAKKVYVCNVMTQAGETMGYTAFDHVQALHDHLGKPFIDTAIVNNRDIPCELRQLYEEELSAPVVVDEERFKESNIDVIQDQLAKYDDRVVRHDTLKLASILYSLL; encoded by the coding sequence ATGAAAAAAGAGAGAAAACCTAAAATTGTCATCATGGGAGGCGGTACTGGACTATCTGTTTTATTACGAGGATTAAAACAATATCCAGTTGATATTACAGCAGTTGTTACAATCGCTGATGATGGTGGCAGTTCAGGTAGATTACGTGATGAGCTAGAAATTCCACCCCCAGGTGACATTCGTAACGTACTTGTTGCGTTATCAGATGTAGAGCCGCTGGTGGAAGCTTTATTTCAGCATCGTTTCACAACGGGAGACGGGCTGAAAGGTCATGCGTTAGGTAATTTATTATTGGCAGGTATGACCTCGATTACAGGAGACTTCTTCCATGCGATTACGGAAACGAGTAAAGTGTTAAATGTCAGAGGACGTGTGTTACCGGCAGCGAATCAAAGTGCGGTACTTCATGCGGAACTAGAAGATGGAGAAATTGTAACAGGTGAATCGAAGATTCCTTATTATGGAAAGAAGATTAACCGCGTCTTTTTAACTCCAGAAGATGTAGAGCCGTTACATGAAACGTTGGCTGAGATTAAACGAGCTGATTTACTTGTTTTTGGTCCAGGAAGTTTGTATACGAGTATATTACCGAATTTAGTTGTTAACAAAATCGGGGACGCTGTTCTTGCTGCAAAAGCGAAGAAGGTATATGTGTGTAATGTTATGACGCAAGCTGGTGAAACGATGGGATATACTGCGTTTGACCATGTGCAGGCGTTACATGATCATTTAGGTAAACCATTTATTGATACTGCAATTGTAAATAACCGTGATATTCCTTGTGAATTACGTCAGTTATATGAGGAAGAACTGTCGGCACCAGTTGTAGTAGATGAAGAGCGTTTTAAAGAGAGCAATATTGATGTCATTCAAGATCAATTAGCGAAGTATGATGACCGTGTTGTAAGACACGATACATTAAAATTAGCTTCTATTTTATATTCACTGTTGTAG
- the rapZ gene encoding RNase adapter RapZ, which yields MTENNDIKMVIITGMSGAGKTVALQSFEDLGYFCVDNLPPMLLPKFIELMADSKGKMNKVALGVDLRGREFFEHLWGALDDLSERTWIIPHILFLDAKDGTLVTRYKETRRSHPLAPTGLPLKGIEMERGLLTDMKARANIVLDTSDLKPKELREKIVHLFSTETEQAFRVNVMSFGFKYGIPIDADLVFDVRFLPNPYYIPHMKPLTGLDEEVSSYVLKFNETHKFLEKLTDLITFMLPHYKREGKSQLVIAIGCTGGQHRSVTLTEYLGKHLKPEYSVHVSHRDVEKRKGH from the coding sequence ATGACAGAGAATAATGATATAAAAATGGTAATTATTACAGGAATGTCTGGAGCTGGAAAGACAGTAGCTTTACAAAGTTTTGAAGATTTAGGATATTTCTGTGTAGATAATTTACCACCGATGTTATTGCCGAAGTTTATTGAGCTTATGGCGGATTCAAAAGGGAAAATGAATAAAGTGGCACTTGGCGTTGATTTACGTGGTCGAGAGTTTTTTGAACATTTATGGGGAGCACTTGATGATTTATCAGAACGTACATGGATAATTCCTCATATTTTATTCTTAGATGCGAAAGATGGCACGCTTGTAACTCGTTATAAAGAAACGAGACGTTCGCATCCACTTGCACCAACTGGTTTGCCGTTAAAGGGAATCGAGATGGAGCGTGGCTTATTAACTGATATGAAGGCACGAGCGAATATTGTGCTGGATACATCGGATTTAAAACCGAAAGAATTACGTGAAAAAATTGTTCATCTGTTTTCAACTGAAACTGAGCAAGCATTTCGTGTAAATGTTATGTCATTTGGATTTAAGTACGGTATTCCAATTGATGCAGATTTAGTATTTGATGTTCGTTTTTTACCAAATCCATATTACATTCCACATATGAAGCCATTAACAGGACTAGATGAGGAAGTTTCATCGTATGTGCTGAAATTTAATGAGACACATAAGTTTTTAGAGAAATTGACGGATCTTATTACTTTCATGCTGCCTCATTATAAAAGAGAAGGCAAGAGTCAACTTGTAATTGCAATTGGATGTACAGGTGGACAGCATCGTTCTGTTACGCTTACAGAATACCTTGGGAAACATTTGAAACCAGAGTATAGCGTTCATGTATCTCATCGTGATGTGGAGAAGAGAAAGGGCCATTAA
- a CDS encoding NUDIX hydrolase, producing MQRVTNCVLIRDNEVLLLQKPRRNWWVAPGGKMERGETVRDSVVREYREETGIYLKNPALKGVFTFVIQEGDKVVSEWMMFSFLATDFAGENKLESEEGIIGWHTFDKIDDLAMAPGDYHIIDYLIKGNGIIYGTFVYTPDFELLSYRLDPS from the coding sequence ATGCAAAGAGTGACAAACTGTGTGTTAATTAGAGATAATGAAGTACTCTTACTCCAAAAACCTCGCCGAAATTGGTGGGTTGCACCAGGCGGGAAAATGGAGCGTGGTGAGACTGTAAGAGATTCCGTTGTTCGCGAGTATCGTGAAGAAACAGGTATTTATTTAAAGAACCCAGCGTTAAAGGGGGTCTTCACCTTTGTCATCCAAGAAGGTGATAAAGTTGTTTCTGAATGGATGATGTTCTCCTTTTTAGCGACAGATTTTGCAGGAGAAAACAAACTAGAGAGCGAAGAAGGCATCATTGGTTGGCATACATTTGACAAAATTGATGATTTAGCAATGGCACCAGGAGATTATCACATTATTGATTATTTAATTAAAGGAAATGGCATAATCTACGGTACATTTGTATATACCCCAGATTTTGAGTTGCTTTCATATCGATTAGATCCGAGTTAA
- a CDS encoding DUF368 domain-containing protein: MEWRNIYRGFCMGVSDLIPGVSGGTIAVVLGIYEQLLAAISGFFSREWKKHLGFLIPLAAGVAAAFLTLSHVIKYLLANHYEPTQFFFLGLIISILPMLMREADAKSSFKGKHIVLLIVAAILVAITAFFKPDKAADPITTLTILNAIGLFFAGWMASMAMLLPGISGSFILLIIGVYPTAINALTTLNLPLIVVIGAGVMAGFVVSSKGISFLLDRYKSMTFAAIIGLVIGSIVIVFPGIPTGGFSIISSIITFILGFAIVTYFGKK; this comes from the coding sequence ATGGAATGGCGTAATATATATCGTGGATTTTGTATGGGCGTTAGTGATTTAATTCCTGGTGTGAGCGGCGGTACAATCGCTGTTGTGTTAGGGATTTATGAACAATTGCTTGCGGCAATTAGTGGGTTCTTTAGTCGTGAATGGAAAAAGCATTTAGGATTTTTAATTCCCCTTGCAGCTGGTGTGGCAGCAGCATTTTTAACGTTAAGTCACGTTATTAAATATTTACTTGCAAATCATTATGAACCGACTCAATTTTTCTTCCTCGGTTTAATTATTAGTATATTACCGATGTTAATGAGGGAAGCTGATGCAAAGTCGTCGTTTAAAGGTAAGCACATTGTTTTATTAATAGTTGCAGCAATTCTTGTTGCGATCACAGCTTTCTTTAAACCAGATAAGGCAGCAGATCCAATTACGACGTTAACAATTTTAAATGCAATTGGTTTATTTTTCGCGGGCTGGATGGCTAGTATGGCTATGTTGCTGCCTGGAATTAGTGGATCATTTATTTTATTAATTATTGGTGTGTATCCGACAGCAATTAATGCTTTAACTACACTGAACTTACCTTTAATCGTAGTTATCGGTGCCGGTGTTATGGCAGGGTTTGTTGTAAGTAGTAAAGGAATTAGTTTCTTGTTAGATCGTTATAAAAGTATGACATTTGCGGCAATTATTGGACTTGTTATCGGCTCGATTGTAATTGTGTTCCCTGGTATTCCAACTGGAGGATTTTCAATTATAAGTTCAATTATTACCTTTATTTTAGGATTTGCGATTGTTACTTATTTTGGTAAGAAATAA
- the trxB gene encoding thioredoxin-disulfide reductase, which yields MSEEKIYDVIIIGAGPAGMTAAVYTSRANLSTLMLERGIPGGQMANTEDVENYPGYESILGPDLSNKMFEHAKKFGAEYAYGDVKAVIDGKEYKTIIAGKKEYKARAIIVASGAEYKKIGVPGEAELGGRGVSYCAVCDGAFFKGKELVVIGGGDSAVEEGVFLTRFASKVTIVHRRDTLRAQKILQDRAFQNEKVDFIWNHTIKEINDANGKVGSVTLVDVNSGEEKEVKTDGVFIYIGMLPLSKPFVELGITNENGYLETNERMETKVPGIFAAGDVREKMLRQIVTATGDGSIAAQSAQHYVEELLEELKTVSEK from the coding sequence GTGTCAGAAGAAAAAATTTATGATGTCATTATTATTGGTGCAGGACCAGCTGGTATGACAGCTGCAGTATATACATCTCGTGCGAATTTAAGCACATTAATGCTTGAGCGTGGTATCCCAGGTGGACAAATGGCAAACACAGAAGATGTAGAAAACTATCCAGGTTATGAGTCTATTTTAGGACCAGACTTATCAAATAAAATGTTCGAGCATGCGAAGAAATTTGGTGCTGAATATGCATACGGTGATGTGAAAGCAGTCATCGATGGTAAAGAATACAAAACAATTATTGCTGGCAAAAAAGAATATAAAGCACGTGCAATTATCGTTGCAAGCGGTGCAGAATATAAAAAAATTGGTGTGCCAGGCGAAGCTGAACTTGGCGGCCGCGGTGTATCATATTGTGCGGTATGTGATGGGGCTTTCTTTAAAGGAAAAGAACTTGTAGTTATTGGTGGCGGAGATTCTGCTGTTGAAGAGGGTGTGTTCTTAACACGCTTCGCATCGAAGGTAACAATCGTTCACCGTCGTGACACTCTTCGTGCACAGAAAATTTTACAAGATCGTGCTTTCCAAAACGAGAAAGTTGATTTCATTTGGAATCACACTATAAAAGAAATTAACGATGCAAATGGTAAAGTGGGAAGCGTAACACTTGTAGACGTAAACAGTGGAGAAGAGAAAGAAGTCAAAACTGATGGCGTGTTCATCTACATCGGTATGTTACCACTATCAAAACCATTTGTTGAACTGGGTATTACAAATGAAAATGGTTACCTTGAAACAAATGAGCGTATGGAAACGAAAGTTCCTGGTATTTTCGCAGCTGGAGATGTTCGTGAAAAAATGCTACGTCAAATTGTAACTGCAACAGGTGATGGTAGTATCGCAGCACAAAGTGCACAACATTACGTAGAAGAATTATTAGAAGAACTAAAAACAGTATCAGAAAAATAA